The Solanum pennellii chromosome 11, SPENNV200 genome contains a region encoding:
- the LOC107003429 gene encoding FHA domain-containing protein PS1, with amino-acid sequence MADKLEISSIEEDKKIPVFTVLKNGAILKNIFLLDNPPPCSNQESEIEEILVVGRHPDCNITLEHPSISRFHLRIHSKPSSLSLSVTDLSSVHGTWISGKKLESGVKVELKEGDRMQLGGSSRVYRLHWVPISHAYDLENPFVPTLCESEPEESTQEEQHQDESGFSLQNDQIQKEDYDMVQGLDSSFSGMSSLPRLRSLTPPAPPMLDKNVAANENLPGNIHEEGEISLRQPAYQADKENSIPEALLVPGQSPNENADGTPPRSQQRCSNIWSRRGKHSNVQIQTGKDRAMNENIDMETEVESINREIEGTISVSKDLFASGNKDKEEEVFTPDKENHTPSSLFLGSMKKSCLSEMTNRSGRKSVLSNMDETDEETFTPDKENMTPETRRLRLMKKIGSQHQIKHPKLFKSSSLKLVIEPRSNQAAGCVTHKKEKLGSTTKSTQPNVDENDEEIFTPDKENMTPDTRLMRSMKKIGKLEDLKLESFKFSLDNVVDPIFHQNGTPFSSEKDNLNDKVLEEQKSTILAPRYPARLEVNTVKNRMDRVPLQSLLVNYPVKTSSISPEENIKLRDYPIQHPETMEPCPFFSESVMEKKRWTIVVDTGSLLNKESRKSLQLLQGLRRTYMIIPRTVIRELDCMKRRASLFRRTTEVSAALEWIEDCMINAKSWIHVQSCAEETRAVAPTPPATAPLSLFSEENGMFPVGSHQFSPHSGLMDFASPTAEDHILEYALFFKRTNRNGQLVLLSNDLTMKIKAMAEGLNCETAEEFRESLVNPFSERFLWKDSSPRGRTWSCEDDFVLRETYYHGPPKKPSMSGEAAKGLKLILLHNSHFRRHISTAS; translated from the exons ATGGCGGACAAGCTGGAGATTTCATCCATTGAAGAAGATAAGAAGATTCCAGTATTTACAGTGTTAAAGAATGGGGCCATTCTCAAGAACATCTTTTTGCTTGATAACCCCCCACCTTGTTCAAATCAAGAATCAGAAATTGAAGAGATTTTGGTGGTTGGTAGACACCCTGATTGTAACATTACATTGGAACACCCAAGTATCAGTAGATTTCATCTCCGTATCCACTCTAAACCGTCCTCACTCTCCCTCTCTGTTACTGATCTTTCTTCAG TACATGGGACATGGATTTCTGGTAAGAAACTTGAATCAGGAGTTAAGGTGGAGTTGAAAGAAGGTGATAGGATGCAACTTGGAGGTTCCAGCAGGGTTTACAGGCTTCATTGGGTTCCAATCAGCCATGCATATGATTTGGAGAATCCTTTTGTACCTACTCTTTGTGAATCTGAACCAGAAGAAAGCACACAGGAGGAACAACATCAG GATGAGAGTGGCTTTTCTCTCCAGAATGACCAAATTCAGAAAGAGGATTATGATATGGTGCAAGGTCTAGACTCATCATTTTCTGGTATGAGTTCATTACCGCGTCTGAGAAGTTTGACTCCACCAGCTCCTCCAATGCTTGATAAAAATGTGGCAGCAAACGAAAATCTACCAGGGAATATCCATGAAGAAGGTGAAATCAGTTTGCGGCAGCCTGCTTACCAAGCTGACAAGGAAAACAGCATACCAGAAGCTCTTCTTGTCCCAGGACAGTCCCCAAATGAAAATGCAGATGGTACCCCACCAAGATCTCAGCAAAGATGTTCAAATATTTGGTCTAGAAGGGGAAAACACTCCAATGTTCAGATTCAAACTGGTAAAGATAGAgcaatgaatgaaaatattgacaTGGAAACTGAAGTTGAATCGATTAATCGTGAAATAGAAGGAACTATATCAGTTTCTAAAGATCTTTTTGCTAGTGGAAACAAGGATAAAGAGGAAGAGGTCTTTACTCCTGACAAAGAGAACCATACTCCCAGTTCTCTCTTCCTTGGATCTATGAAGAAATCGTGTCTTTCTGAGATGACAAATAGATCGGGTAGAAAGTCTGTGCTTTCTAATATGGATGAGACTGATGAAGAAACTTTTACCCCAGACAAAGAGAATATGACACCAGAAACTCGTCGTCTGAGGTTAATGAAGAAGATTGGAAGCCAACATCAAATTAAGCATCCAAAACTGTTTAAATCTTCATCTCTGAAACTTGTGATTGAGCCCAGGTCCAATCAGGCAGCAGGTTGTGTAACCCACAAAAAGGAGAAGCTAGGATCAACTACTAAATCAACACAGCCAAATGtggatgaaaatgatgaagaaattTTCACTCCAGATAAAGAGAATATGACACCTGATACTCGTTTGATGAGATCAATGAAGAAAATAGGAAAGTTGGAAGATCTAAAGCTAgaatcatttaaattttctctAGACAATGTAGTTGATCCTATTTTCCATCAAAATGGAACTCCATTCTCCTCTGAGAAAGATAATCTGAATGAcaaagttcttgaagaacagaAATCAACAATCCTTGCCCCCAGATATCCAGCAAGATTGGAGGTAAACACAGTGAAGAACAGAATGGATAGGGTGCCTTTGCAGTCACTTCTAGTGAACTACCCTGTAAAGACCAGCTCAATATCTCCAGAAGAGAACATTAAGTTGAGAGATTATCCAATCCAGCATCCAGAGACTATGGAACCATGCCCCTTCTTC AGTGAGAGTGTCATGGAAAAGAAGAGATGGACCATTGTAGTAGACACTGGTTCATTGCTGAATAAAGAATCAAGGAAAAGTTTGCAGCTTCTGCAAGGTCTGAGACGAACTTATATGATAATTCCTAGAACTG TCATAAGAGAGTTGGATTGCATGAAGAGGCGTGCTAGTTTATTTAGAAGGACAACTGAGGTATCTGCAGCATTAGAATGGATAGAAGACTGCATGATAAATGCAAAGTCATGGATTCATGTACAGAGTTGTGCAGAGGAAACAAGAGCAGTGGCACCAACCCCTCCTGCTACTGCTCCATTGTCTTTGTTCAGTGAGGAGAATGGCATGTTTCCTGTTGGCTCACATCAATTTTCTCCACATAGTGGTCTAATGGATTTTGCCTCACCCACAGCAGAAGATCATATCCTTGAATATGCCCTCTTCTTCAAAAGAACCAACAGAAACGGACAACTCGTCCTTCTTAGCAACGATCTTACCATGAAAATCAAAGCTATGGCAGAA GGTTTGAACTGTGAGACAGCAGAAGAGTTCCGCGAGAGCTTAGTGAATCCATTCTCTGAGAGATTTCTTTGGAAGGACAGCTCTCCCAGGGGAAGGACTTGGTCATGTGAGGATGACTTTGTTCTTAGGGAAACATATTACCACGGCCCTCCAAAGAAGCCATCAATGTCAGGAGAAGCTGCAAAAGGGTTGAAGCTTATATTGCTCCATAATTCTCATTTTAGGCGCCACATCAGTACAGCCAGTTGA
- the LOC107004848 gene encoding protein SENSITIVE TO PROTON RHIZOTOXICITY 1: MDPDDSLSEDPWIKSSSSGNELLKIMPSDNHSFTNLNLHAQKWEGSSYLDQQIRIEQQFSGFAKPKHTSEMDQQGNQRNENHDTTRIHDWDPRALLNNLSFLEQKIHQLQELVHLIVGRRGQDEVQGNDLIVQQQQLITADLTSIIVQLISTAGSLLPTMKHTLSSAIPAASQLGQVGGVTVPSTAGTSAGGLTCNDGVAKLEDQSNHIDQLRDCGIEHNHAADEHELKDEDEAEEEENLPPGSYEILQLEKEEILAPHTHFCTICGKGFKRDANLRMHMRGHGDEYKTPAALAKPHKEPSSEPTLIKRYSCPYVGCKRNKEHKKFQPLKTILCVKNHYKRTHCEKAYTCSRCNIKKFSVIADLKTHEKHCGKDKWLCSCGTTFSRKDKLFGHISLFQGHTPAVSPDETKGSAGTSDRGQTGEVTMKARQENYKVNASHGNEFHNPGVVKECPYNPSSYFSPLNFDTSNLNGFQEFPRPPFDESDSSFSFLLSGSCEYPPHKAAKFMSSSEME; encoded by the coding sequence ATGGATCCTGACGACAGTCTAAGTGAAGATCCTTGGATAAAGTCTTCTTCGTCTGGCAACGAATTGCTGAAAATTATGCCCTCAGATAACCATtcatttaccaatttaaatctGCATGCGCAGAAGTGGGAAGGTTCCTCTTATTTGGATCAACAAATTAGGATTGAGCAACAGTTTTCTGGATTTGCTAAACCAAAACACACATCTGAGATGGATCAACAGGGGAATCAGAGGAATGAAAATCATGACACGACCAGAATACATGACTGGGATCcaagagctttgctgaacaaccTTTCGTTTCTCGAACAAAAGATTCATCAGCTCCAGGAGCTGGTGCATTTGATTGTTGGGCGGAGAGGTCAAGATGAGGTTCAGGGAAATGACCTTATAGTTCAGCAACAACAGTTAATCACAGCTGATCTTACTTCTATTATAGTCCAATTGATATCAACTGCAGGAAGTCTTCTTCCAACTATGAAACACACTCTTTCCTCTGCGATTCCTGCTGCCAGCCAGCTTGGGCAGGTTGGTGGTGTTACAGTTCCTTCTACAGCAGGTACTAGTGCTGGTGGGCTAACATGTAATGATGGTGTTGCGAAGTTGGAAGATCAATCCAACCACATTGACCAGTTGAGAGATTGTGGGATTGAACACAATCATGCTGCTGATGAACATGAATtaaaagatgaagatgaagctGAGGAAGAAGAGAACCTTCCTCCCGGTTCCTATGAGATTCTACAGTTGGAAAAGGAGGAAATCCTTGCACCACACACTCACTTTTGCACAATTTGTGGCAAGGGATTTAAGAGGGATGCGAATTTGCGAATGCACATGAGAGGTCATGGAGATGAGTACAAGACTCCAGCAGCTCTTGCAAAGCCTCATAAAGAACCCAGTTCTGAGCCAACACTCATCAAAAGGTATTCCTGTCCGTATGTTGGATGCAAGCGCAACAAGGAGCATAAAAAGTTTCAACCTCTCAAAACCATCTTATGTGTGAAAAACCATTACAAGAGAACCCACTGTGAGAAAGCCTATACTTGCAGTAGATGTAACATTAAGAAATTTTCAGTAATTGCTGATCTTAAAACACATGAAAAGCATTGTGGAAAGGATAAGTGGCTTTGTTCCTGTGGAACAACATTTTCAAGGAAAGACAAGCTTTTTGGACACATTTCCCTTTTTCAAGGTCATACTCCCGCAGTTTCTCCGGATGAAACTAAAGGATCTGCTGGGACATCTGACCGGGGCCAAACTGGTGAAGTCACCATGAAAGCTCGACAAGAAAACTATAAGGTAAATGCTTCACATGGCAATGAGTTTCATAATCCCGGGGTTGTAAAAGAGTGTCCATACAATCCAAGCAGTTATTTCTCACCTTTGAACTTCGATACTAGCAATCTTAATGGATTTCAAGAGTTCCCTCGACCACCATTTGACGAGTCAGATAGCTCATTCTCATTTCTGCTGTCTGGATCATGTGAATACCCTCCTCACAAGGCTGCAAAATTTATGAGTTCTAGTGAAATGGAATAA